A window of Pan paniscus chromosome 10, NHGRI_mPanPan1-v2.0_pri, whole genome shotgun sequence contains these coding sequences:
- the LOC100974080 gene encoding basic salivary proline-rich protein 2-like, whose product MLLILLSVALLALSSAQNLNEDVSQEESPSLIAGKSQGPPPQGGNQPQGPPPPPGKPQGPPPQGGSKSRSARSPPGKPQGPPPQGGNQPQGPPPPPEKPQGPPPQGDKSRSARSPPGKPQGPPPQGGNQPQGPPPPPEKPQGPPPQGGNQPQGPPPPPEKPQGPPPQGDKSRSARSPPGKPQGPPPQGGNQPQGPPPPPGKPQGPPPQGGNQPQGPPPPPGKPQGPPPQGGSKSRSARSPPGKPQGPPPQGGNQPQGPPPPPGKPQGPPPQGDKSRSARSPPGKPQGPPPQGGNQPQGPPPPPGKPQGPPPQGGSNSRSARSPPGKPQGPPPQGGNQPQGPPPPPGKPQGPPPQGDKSRSARSPPGKPQEPPPQGGNQPQGPPSPPGKPQGPPPQGGSKSRSARSPPGNPQGPPQQEGNNPQGPPPPAGGNPQQPQAPPAGQPQGPPSPPQGGRPSRPPQ is encoded by the exons ATGCTGTTGATTCTGCTGTCAGTGGCCTTGCTGGCCCTGAGCTCAGCTCAGAACTTAAATGAAG ATGTCAGCCAGGAAGAATCTCCCTCCCTAATAGCAG GAAAGTCACAAGGACCACCCCCACAAGGAGGTAACCAGCCCCAaggtcccccacctcctccaggaaaacCACAAGGACCACCCCCACAAGGAGGCAGCAAGTCCCGAAGTGCCCGATCTCCTCCAGGAAAGCCACAAGGACCACCCCCACAAGGAGGCAACCAGCCTCAaggtcccccacctcctccagaaaAGCCACAAGGACCACCCCCACAAGGAGACAAGTCCCGAAGTGCCCGATCTCCTCCAGGAAAGCCACAAGGACCACCCCCACAAGGAGGAAACCAGCCCCAaggtcccccacctcctccagaaaAGCCACAAGGACCACCCCCACAAGGAG GTAACCAGCCTCAaggtcccccacctcctccagaaaAGCCACAAGGACCACCCCCACAAGGAGACAAGTCCCGAAGTGCCCGATCTCCTCCAGGAAAGCCACAAGGACCACCCCCACAAGGAGGCAACCAGCCCCAaggtcccccacctcctccaggaaaacCACAAGGACCACCCCCACAAGGAG GCAACCAGCCTCAaggtcccccacctcctccaggaaagcCACAAGGACCACCCCCACAAGGAGGCAGCAAGTCCCGAAGTGCCCGATCTCCTCCAGGAAAGCCACAAGGACCACCCCCACAAGGAGGCAACCAGCCCCAaggtcccccacctcctccaggaaagcCACAAGGACCACCCCCACAAGGAGACAAGTCCCGAAGTGCCCGATCTCCTCCAGGAAAGCCACAAGGACCACCCCCACAAGGAGGTAACCAGCCCCAAggtcctccacctcctccaggaaagcCACAAGGACCACCCCCACAAGGAGGCAGCAATTCCCGAAGTGCCCGATCTCCTCCAGGAAAGCCACAAGGACCACCCCCACAAGGAGGCAACCAGCCCCAaggtcccccacctcctccaggaaagcCACAAGGACCACCCCCACAAGGAGACAAGTCCCGAAGTGCCCGATCTCCTCCAGGAAAGCCACAAGAACCACCCCCACAAGGAGGCAACCAGCCCCAAGGTCCCCCATCTCCTCCAGGAAAGCCACAAGGACCACCCCCACAAGGAGGCAGCAAGTCCCGAAGTGCCCGATCTCCTCCAGGAAATCCACAAGGACCACCCCAACAAGAAGGCAACAATCCTCAAGGTCCCCCACCTCCAGCAGGAGGCAATCCCCAGCAGCCTCAGGCACCTCCTGCTGGACAGCCCCAGGGACCACCATCCCCTCCTCAAGGGGGCAGACCTTCCAGACCTCCCCAGTGA